From Xenopus tropicalis strain Nigerian chromosome 3, UCB_Xtro_10.0, whole genome shotgun sequence, the proteins below share one genomic window:
- the pthlh gene encoding parathyroid hormone-related protein, whose protein sequence is MFWTLFPHCSLAVFILSCSLPAHGRPAQGINGRVRRAVSEHQYLHDKGRAIQELRRRIFLQNLMGRVNTAGLHAPPDEALLPATSVKNYNTLRTVAEEEGATTHLTQETQKSLSYKEPSPKTHGKKKKGKPGKRKDQDKRKRQERSALESLQDPPGSAFWLEELDYRTQ, encoded by the exons ATGTTTTGGACGCTATTCCCACATTGCAGTTTGGCCGTGTTCATCCTTAGCTGTTCGTTGCCGGCCCACGGGAGACCTGCGCAGGGGATCAATGGGCGAGT GCGGAGGGCAGTATCGGAGCACCAGTATCTCCACGACAAAGGCCGGGCCATCCAAGAGCTGCGGCGCAGGATATTCCTCCAGAACCTGATGGGCCGAGTGAACACGGCGGGACTGCACGCGCCACCGGACGAGGCCTTGCTCCCCGCCACCAGCGTGAAGAACTACAACACCCTGCGCACGGTGGCAGAAGAAGAGGGGGCCACCACGCACCTGACTCAGGAGACACAGAAATCACTGAGCTACAAGGAGCCCTCTCCGAAAACCCACGGCAAGAAGAAAAAAGGCAAGCCGGGAAAGCGCAAAGACCAGGATAAGAGGAAGAGACAGGAGCGCTCAGCGCTGGAAAGTCTGCAAGACCCACCGGGATCGGCTTTTTGGTTGGAAGAATTAGATTACAG GACGCAGTGA